The Coffea arabica cultivar ET-39 chromosome 9e, Coffea Arabica ET-39 HiFi, whole genome shotgun sequence genome has a window encoding:
- the LOC113709779 gene encoding uncharacterized protein — MALSLYICCCTFLAGAIPREISNLHNLEFLSFEMNKLTGSIPVEIFNLSMMRIFGFGMNQLSGNLPSTMCHMLPNLEQLYLEINNFTGSIPNSIPNSSRLNLIELSHNFFTGFIPHSLGELRFLEVLNLCSNNLVSDSSSPELGFITLMTNSERLTMLEMCENPFNATLPNSAWNHSSPLQYLYVYSSGIKGSIPDGIGNLSSLVTLSMKNNHLTGSFPDRMQDLQKLQGVDLLRNKLSEITLNSFCVFRYLVGIHLDENQISGSIPECLGNVTSLRDLSLGFNRLNSTIPATLWQLKDLVELNLSSNLLSGSLPPEVSSLKIATAIDLSMNRFSGDIPTTIGKMQNLNYLSLSHNRLHGSIPESIGTMLSLQSLDISHNLLSGSIPRSMETLEYLTYLNVSFNNLTGEIPSGGPFRNFTSDAFISNAALCGAQRFHVPPCPSIPSHRSKTKKVHRTMFILLGVIIAMGAISFGFVYLRCRRKDKLSSGEDLSLVARPERLSYFKLLQATNGYSESNLLGTGSFGSVYKGTLDDGRVVAIKVFNLELEGAFKSFDAECEVLRNLRHRNLTKVIGSCSNPDFKALVLEFMPNGSLEKWLCSHNDCLDIMQRLDILIDVATALQYLHCEYSTPVAHCDLKPGNVLLDETMVAHVSDFGIAKLLGQDNITFTKTLATLGYLAPEYGLEGLVSTKCDVYSFGIMMMEVFTRTNPNDERFGEKISLKSWVNDCVPNGITHILDANLLRANDGEYFIEKLDCISSMMKVALNCTMESPRERSNSQDVLVALKKIKLQLLPYKGP, encoded by the exons ATGGCGCTCAGTTTATACATATGCTGCTGCACATTTTTGGCAGGTGCCATACCACGAGAGATCAGCAACTTACATAATCTGGAATTTCTCTCATTTGAGATGAATAAATTAACTGGTTCTATCCCTGTGGAGATATTCAATCTCTCAATGATGAgaatttttggatttggaatgaatcAACTTTCAGGCAATCTTCCATCAACAATGTGTCATATGCTTCCCAATTTAGAACAACTTTATCTCGAGATCAATAACTTTACTGGTTCTATCCCCAACTCAATCCCGAATTCTTCTAGACTTAATCTCATAGAACTCTCTCATAACTTTTTCACCGGTTTTATTCCTCACTCCCTTGGAGAACTaagatttcttgaagttctgaACCTATGTAGCAACAATTTGGTGAGTGACTCTTCATCTCCAGAATTGGGTTTCATCACTTTGATGACAAATAGTGAGCGTTTGACAATGTTAGAGATGTGTGAAAACCCATTCAATGCCACTCTTCCAAATTCTGCTTGGAATCATTCTTCCCCCCTTCAATATTTATATGTATACAGTAGTGGAATCAAAGGCAGCATTCCTGATGGAATTGGCAATTTGAGCAGTTTGGTTACACTAAGTATGAAAAATAATCATTTGACCGGATCATTCCCAGATAGAATGCAAGACTTGCAAAAACTTCAAGGAGTAGACCTTTTAAGGAACAAACTAAGCGAAATCACCCTGAATTCCTTTTGTGTTTTCCGATACTTGGTGGGAATACACCTGGATGAAAATCAAATTTCAGGATCAATTCCAGAGTGCTTGGGAAATGTTACTTCTTTGAGAGATCTTTCTCTAGGTTTCAACAGATTAAACTCTACTATACCAGCAACCTTATGGCAGCTAAAAGATCTCGTGGAGCTGAATCTCTCCTCAAATTTGCTGAGTGGTTCTCTGCCTCCGGAAGTGAGTAGCTTAAAGATTGCAACAGCAATAGATTTGTCAATGAATCGCTTCTCAGGTGACATTCCTACCACAATTGGAAAAATGCAGAACTTGAATTATCTTTCTTTATCACACAACAGATTGCATGGATCAATTCCAGAGTCAATTGGTACTATGTTGAGCTTGCAGTCTTTGGATATATCACACAACCTCCTCTCTGGTTCGATTCCGAGATCCATGGAGACCCTTGAGTATCTTACATACTTGAACGTCTCTTTTAACAATTTAACTGGTGAAATTCCTTCTGGAGGCCCTTTTAGAAACTTCACCTCTGATGCCTTCATTTCCAATGCAGCGCTATGTGGAGCTCAAAGGTTCCATGTCCCCCCATGCCCAAGTATTCCATCTCATAGATCAAAAACCAAAAAGGTGCATCGAACCATGTTTATCTTACTAGGGGTAATAATAGCAATGGGTGCGATATCCTTTGGATTTGTTTACCTAAGATGCCGAAGGAAGGATAAACTTTCCAGTGGAGAAGATTTATCCTTAGTTGCAAGACCAGAAAGACTTTCATATTTCAAGCTTCTACAAGCTACTAATGGGTACAGTGAAAGCAATTTGCTAGGAACAGGAAGCTTTGGATCTGTTTATAAAGGTACTCTTGACGATGGGAGGGTAGTGGCTATAAAAGTGTTCAATTTAGAGCTAGAAGGCGCATTCAAGAGCTTCGATGCAGAATGTGAAGTATTGCGTAATCTTCGCCATCGGAACCTCACAAAAGTCATTGGTAGTTGCTCTAACCCTGACTTTAAGGCATTAGTGCTCGAGTTCATGCCTAATGGAAGCCTTGAGAAGTGGTTGTGTTCCCACAATGATTGTCTTGACATCATGCAAAGATTGGACATATTGATTGATGTGGCAACTGCATTGCAATATCTGCACTGTGAGTATTCTACTCCAGTAGCTCATTGTGACTTGAAGCCTGGAAATGTCCTGCTAGATGAAACTATGGTCGCCCATGTCAGTGACTTTGGTATTGCAAAGCTGTTGGGCCAGGACAACATTACATTCACCAAAACACTAGCCACACTTGGTTATCTTGCACCAG AGTATGGATTGGAAGGATTAGTATCAACAAAGTGTGATGTTTATAGTTTTGGAATTATGATGATGGAAGTCTTCACAAGAACAAATCCCAATGATGAAAGGTTTGGTGAAAAGATAAGCCTGAAGAGTTGGGTGAATGATTGTGTGCCTAATGGTATAACTCATATTCTAGATGCTAATTTGCTAAGGGCCAATGATGGAGAATACTTCATTGAGAAGCTGGATTGCATTTCATCCATGATGAAAGTGGCTTTAAATTGCACAATGGAGTCCCCAAGAGAGAGAAGCAATAGTCAAGATGTTCTTGTAGCATTGAAGAAGATCAAACTTCAGCTACTGCCATATAAAG GCCCTTGA